The following are encoded in a window of Caldicellulosiruptor danielii genomic DNA:
- a CDS encoding O-acetylhomoserine aminocarboxypropyltransferase/cysteine synthase family protein, translating to MRFNTSLIHGNIGPKEERGSTNIPIYLCNSFQYETAHELEEVFSGKKPGFVYTRINNPTVEAFERRIAFLEEGIAAVATSSGMAAIALAILNLVRSGDEIVSASGIFGGTYSLFKSFESFGIKTRFVEDSSIESFEKHITDKTKVIFIETIGNPKLDVPNIRQIADLAHEYGIALVVDSTVTTPYLVKPIKLGADVVVHSTSKFINGSGSCIGGIIVASSNMKIDYDRYPLIKEYKKYGEFAYIARLRNNLLKDFGACISPFNAFLNTIGLETLGVRMQKICENALCLAKALKENKKVVSINYPGLEESIYYQLATEQFGGKYGAILTIRVGTKENAFKVIDSLRYAINSTNIGDVRTLVVHPASTIYVGFSAEEKEAMGVYEDMIRICVGLEDVEDIIEDFYQALEKI from the coding sequence ATGAGATTTAATACTTCTTTGATTCACGGAAATATTGGACCAAAAGAAGAAAGGGGTTCAACAAATATTCCAATATACCTGTGTAATTCTTTCCAATACGAAACTGCACACGAACTGGAAGAGGTTTTTTCTGGCAAAAAACCAGGTTTTGTGTATACAAGGATTAATAATCCTACAGTTGAGGCATTTGAAAGGAGAATAGCATTTTTAGAAGAAGGCATTGCTGCTGTTGCCACATCGTCTGGCATGGCAGCAATTGCCTTAGCAATATTGAATTTGGTAAGAAGTGGAGATGAAATCGTCTCAGCAAGCGGCATTTTTGGTGGCACATATTCACTGTTCAAATCATTTGAGAGTTTTGGTATCAAAACAAGATTTGTAGAGGATAGTAGCATTGAAAGCTTTGAAAAGCATATAACAGACAAAACTAAAGTAATTTTTATAGAAACAATAGGAAATCCAAAACTTGATGTTCCAAATATCAGGCAAATAGCTGACCTTGCACATGAGTATGGTATTGCACTTGTTGTTGATAGCACTGTCACAACACCGTATCTTGTAAAACCCATAAAACTTGGTGCTGATGTAGTAGTTCATTCTACGTCAAAGTTTATAAATGGAAGCGGCAGCTGTATTGGCGGAATTATAGTTGCAAGCAGCAACATGAAAATTGATTATGATAGGTATCCGCTTATTAAGGAATACAAAAAATACGGAGAATTTGCGTACATTGCACGACTTCGAAATAACCTGCTTAAAGATTTTGGTGCCTGTATATCGCCTTTTAATGCATTTTTAAATACAATCGGGCTCGAAACTCTTGGTGTTCGTATGCAAAAGATTTGCGAGAATGCTCTTTGCCTTGCCAAGGCCCTAAAGGAAAATAAGAAGGTAGTTTCAATAAATTATCCTGGGCTTGAGGAAAGTATATATTATCAGCTTGCAACAGAACAGTTTGGAGGCAAATATGGAGCAATTTTGACAATACGGGTTGGAACAAAAGAGAATGCTTTTAAAGTGATAGATTCCTTACGATATGCCATAAACTCAACCAATATAGGAGATGTAAGGACACTTGTTGTACATCCTGCATCAACTATATATGTAGGTTTTTCTGCTGAAGAAAAAGAAGCTATGGGTGTTTATGAAGATATGATAAGAATATGTGTTGGTCTTGAGGATGTAGAAGACATAATAGAAGATTTTTACCAGGCACTTGAAAAGATTTAA
- the cysD gene encoding sulfate adenylyltransferase subunit CysD produces the protein MDHLDRLEAESIYILREAYSKFSKIAMLWSIGKDSTVLLWLVKKAFFGHCPFPLIHIDTTYKIPEMIKYRDKLAKEYNLDLIVHINEEAIKQGMGPEKGRLVCCKALKTDALQQVINKYKFEALILGIRRDEEGSRSKERFFSLRNEDLEWDYTNQPPEFWNQFNTDFPKGSHVRVHPLLSWTEIDIWMYIKRENIPVIDLYFAKNGKRYRSLGCAPCTFPVESNATTIDEIIEELKNTKVNERAGRAQDHEDAYAMQKLRKEGYM, from the coding sequence ATGGATCACTTAGATAGATTGGAAGCAGAAAGCATATACATTTTGAGAGAGGCTTATAGCAAATTTAGCAAGATAGCAATGCTATGGTCAATAGGAAAAGATTCAACAGTGCTTTTGTGGCTGGTCAAAAAAGCGTTTTTCGGACATTGCCCGTTCCCACTGATTCATATAGATACAACGTACAAAATTCCAGAAATGATAAAGTACAGGGATAAATTAGCAAAAGAATACAACCTTGATTTAATTGTCCACATAAATGAAGAAGCCATAAAACAAGGGATGGGGCCTGAGAAAGGAAGACTTGTTTGCTGCAAGGCACTAAAGACTGACGCACTTCAGCAGGTGATTAATAAATACAAATTTGAAGCTTTGATACTTGGCATAAGAAGAGACGAAGAAGGTTCAAGGTCAAAAGAGAGGTTCTTTAGTCTAAGAAACGAAGATTTAGAATGGGACTATACAAATCAGCCACCTGAGTTTTGGAATCAATTTAATACAGATTTTCCAAAAGGAAGCCATGTAAGGGTTCATCCTTTGCTTAGTTGGACAGAAATTGATATTTGGATGTACATCAAACGTGAAAACATCCCAGTTATTGACTTGTACTTTGCCAAAAATGGAAAAAGATATAGGAGCCTTGGTTGTGCACCGTGCACATTCCCTGTTGAGTCAAATGCAACAACAATTGATGAGATTATTGAAGAGCTAAAAAATACCAAGGTGAACGAAAGAGCAGGACGAGCTCAAGACCACGAAGATGCGTATGCAATGCAAAAACTGAGAAAAGAAGGGTACATGTAA
- a CDS encoding adenylyl-sulfate reductase subunit alpha — MNFEVKMLKTDVLIIGGGTAGCFAAVTIAEKAPNVSVLIAEKANIKRSGCLAAGVNALNAYITEGETPETYLQYVKEDYENIVREDLVYTMALRLNEVTKKIEDMGLVILKDSNGKYLARGKRNIKINGENIKPILAKAVESKKNIRVLNHVNIIDYIVKGSKVIGAHGFSINSNVFYIIIAKAVICATGGAAGLYRPNNPGFSRHKMWYPPFNVGSGYAMGIRAGCEMTSYEVRFIALRCKDTLAPTGTIAQEVKAEFINSKGEYYEKRYGRPTTYNRVFSTVEEMKAGRGPCYLKTVGISKEDEQRLIKAYLHMAPSQTLKWIDSGRGPSVENVEIEGSEPYIVGGHSASGYWVDTKRQTTLKGLFAAGDVVGGCPHKYVTGCFAEAEIAANSALKYIKDKEFETIDISSIEQKLNEVQRFFTNTSPLYTTEELEEAMQKVMDVYAGGISTGYAYNLKGLQVAKERIDELFTLAQRLRAEDTYQLMKIYELIDRLYVCKVLLHHLEARKETRWRAFQEFVDYPYKDDENFLKYVNSRFENGQVKIIFRSLVKKDEVYEHKD, encoded by the coding sequence ATGAACTTTGAAGTGAAGATGCTAAAAACTGACGTACTCATAATTGGTGGTGGAACGGCTGGGTGTTTTGCTGCAGTAACAATTGCTGAAAAAGCGCCAAACGTGAGTGTTTTGATTGCAGAAAAGGCAAACATTAAGCGAAGTGGATGTCTTGCTGCAGGTGTCAATGCTCTCAATGCCTATATCACAGAAGGAGAAACTCCCGAGACGTACTTGCAGTATGTCAAGGAGGATTACGAAAATATCGTAAGAGAAGATTTGGTATACACTATGGCCTTAAGATTAAATGAGGTTACAAAGAAGATTGAAGATATGGGGCTTGTCATTTTAAAAGACTCGAATGGAAAGTATTTAGCAAGGGGTAAAAGAAACATAAAAATAAACGGCGAAAATATAAAACCAATTTTGGCAAAAGCAGTTGAGAGTAAAAAAAATATTAGAGTGCTCAATCATGTAAATATAATTGATTACATCGTCAAAGGCAGTAAAGTAATAGGGGCACATGGATTTTCTATAAATAGCAATGTTTTCTACATTATCATTGCCAAAGCAGTGATTTGTGCAACAGGTGGTGCTGCAGGGCTTTACAGGCCTAACAACCCTGGATTTTCAAGACACAAGATGTGGTATCCACCTTTCAATGTAGGTTCAGGATATGCAATGGGAATCAGAGCAGGTTGCGAGATGACAAGTTATGAAGTTAGATTTATAGCTCTTCGCTGCAAAGATACTTTGGCACCAACAGGAACCATAGCTCAAGAGGTAAAAGCTGAGTTTATCAATTCAAAAGGCGAGTACTATGAAAAAAGATATGGAAGACCTACCACATACAACAGAGTATTTTCAACAGTTGAGGAAATGAAAGCAGGCCGAGGTCCCTGTTATTTAAAAACAGTAGGGATTTCTAAAGAGGACGAGCAGAGGCTAATAAAAGCATATCTTCACATGGCACCATCGCAGACACTTAAGTGGATCGACAGTGGCAGGGGACCGTCGGTTGAGAATGTCGAAATTGAAGGATCAGAACCATACATTGTTGGTGGGCATTCAGCAAGTGGTTATTGGGTAGATACAAAAAGACAAACAACCTTGAAAGGCTTGTTTGCAGCAGGCGATGTTGTTGGAGGATGTCCTCACAAGTATGTAACAGGCTGTTTTGCAGAGGCTGAAATAGCTGCAAATTCTGCACTAAAGTATATAAAAGACAAAGAGTTTGAAACCATAGATATATCCTCAATAGAGCAAAAACTCAATGAGGTGCAGAGATTTTTCACTAATACTTCTCCTTTGTACACCACAGAAGAATTAGAAGAAGCTATGCAAAAAGTAATGGATGTTTATGCTGGTGGGATTTCGACAGGTTATGCGTACAATCTAAAAGGACTACAAGTTGCTAAAGAAAGAATAGATGAACTTTTTACACTTGCTCAAAGATTGAGAGCAGAAGATACTTACCAGCTTATGAAAATTTATGAGCTTATTGACAGACTCTATGTTTGCAAAGTTCTGCTACATCACTTAGAAGCAAGAAAAGAAACAAGATGGAGAGCATTTCAAGAATTTGTTGATTATCCTTATAAGGACGATGAGAACTTTTTAAAGTATGTAAATTCCCGATTTGAAAACGGCCAAGTCAAGATAATCTTTAGAAGCTTAGTAAAAAAGGATGAGGTATATGAGCATAAGGATTGA
- a CDS encoding 4Fe-4S binding protein, producing the protein MKEVNYNELKKGGFMRQVQKGYFSMRLRVVGGRLSAEQLKKIYEVANKYGRGYIHLTARQGVEIPFIKLEDIEAVKKELSEAGIEPGACGPRVRTITACQGSSICPNGIIDTTELANECDKRYYAQELPHKFKIGITGCGNNCLKAEENDLGIKGAVKPEWEKSNCTFCGLCQAVCPTKAIQIDEKNKEITIDRDKCTYCGRCVKSCPTNSWKGKPGYLLYFGGMFGNNIALGKQILPILFSKEDVHKVIQATLEFYKKYGKQGERFRNTIERVGWDIFKKELEKAIENERGDLDE; encoded by the coding sequence GTGAAAGAGGTAAACTATAATGAGCTAAAAAAAGGGGGGTTTATGCGACAGGTCCAAAAAGGTTATTTTTCTATGAGGCTAAGAGTAGTTGGCGGAAGACTAAGTGCCGAACAATTAAAAAAAATATACGAGGTTGCAAACAAATATGGTAGAGGATATATACACCTGACTGCACGACAGGGAGTAGAAATACCATTTATCAAACTGGAGGATATAGAGGCAGTCAAAAAAGAGTTATCAGAAGCAGGCATTGAGCCTGGTGCATGCGGACCAAGAGTAAGGACAATTACTGCTTGCCAAGGCAGTAGCATTTGCCCAAACGGAATTATAGACACAACAGAGCTTGCAAACGAGTGTGACAAGAGATATTATGCCCAGGAACTTCCACACAAATTTAAAATCGGAATAACAGGTTGTGGTAATAATTGCCTTAAAGCTGAGGAAAATGATTTAGGTATAAAAGGAGCAGTAAAACCTGAGTGGGAAAAGAGCAACTGCACGTTTTGTGGGCTTTGCCAGGCTGTATGTCCAACAAAGGCAATACAAATAGATGAGAAGAATAAAGAGATTACCATAGATAGAGACAAGTGCACCTATTGTGGAAGGTGTGTAAAGTCGTGCCCGACTAATTCGTGGAAAGGCAAGCCTGGCTATCTTCTCTATTTTGGTGGTATGTTTGGAAACAATATAGCACTTGGAAAACAGATTTTGCCAATCCTATTTTCAAAAGAGGATGTTCACAAGGTCATTCAAGCTACACTTGAATTTTACAAAAAATATGGCAAGCAAGGAGAGAGATTTAGAAATACCATAGAGAGAGTTGGATGGGATATATTCAAAAAAGAGTTAGAAAAAGCAATAGAAAATGAAAGAGGTGATCTTGATGAGTGA
- the thiS gene encoding sulfur carrier protein ThiS: protein MKIKANGNEVQIEREMTIFEMLDALNVSMKEYVTVQLNGQIIPRSEYDKVTVKDGDEVEFLYFMGGGLL from the coding sequence ATGAAAATTAAGGCAAATGGTAATGAAGTACAAATTGAAAGAGAGATGACAATCTTTGAGATGTTAGATGCGTTAAATGTCTCAATGAAAGAATACGTAACAGTGCAGCTCAACGGTCAAATTATCCCCAGAAGTGAATATGATAAGGTTACAGTAAAAGATGGTGATGAGGTTGAGTTTTTGTATTTCATGGGAGGGGGACTATTATGA
- a CDS encoding HesA/MoeB/ThiF family protein, with amino-acid sequence MKLTDTQLERYSRHIILNEVGAKGQQKLLESKVLIIGTGGLGSPAAMFLAAAGVGTIGLVDFDAVELSNLQRQIIHFTPDVGKPKVISAKEKINQMNPDVEVVTYREMVNSRNIIDIIKDRDYDFIIDGTDNFPAKFLINDACVMLKKPFSHAGIIRFDGQTMTYVPEKGPCFRCIFQNPPPPDAVPTCKQAGVLGVMGGIIGTIQATEAIKYLLGIGDLLTGYILIYNALKMEFRKVKINKRESCEVCGENPTIKELIDYEQPQCDLKG; translated from the coding sequence ATGAAGTTAACAGATACACAACTTGAAAGATACTCAAGGCATATCATCCTAAACGAGGTTGGTGCAAAAGGACAGCAAAAACTTTTGGAATCTAAGGTTTTGATCATTGGGACCGGGGGACTTGGTTCCCCAGCTGCAATGTTTTTAGCAGCTGCCGGTGTCGGAACAATCGGACTTGTTGATTTTGACGCGGTTGAGCTTTCCAATCTTCAAAGACAAATAATACATTTTACACCTGATGTAGGCAAGCCAAAAGTAATTTCTGCGAAGGAAAAGATAAACCAAATGAATCCTGATGTGGAAGTAGTAACTTATCGTGAAATGGTAAATTCAAGGAACATAATAGACATCATCAAGGATAGAGATTATGATTTTATAATCGACGGTACAGACAACTTTCCAGCAAAATTTTTGATAAACGACGCATGTGTAATGCTAAAAAAACCATTTTCACATGCAGGTATCATAAGATTTGATGGGCAAACCATGACTTATGTCCCAGAGAAAGGACCATGCTTTAGATGTATCTTTCAAAACCCGCCACCACCTGATGCAGTTCCAACTTGCAAGCAGGCAGGAGTTTTAGGTGTGATGGGTGGTATAATTGGCACAATCCAGGCTACAGAAGCAATTAAATATTTGCTTGGAATTGGTGACCTGCTAACGGGATATATCTTGATTTACAATGCTTTGAAGATGGAATTTAGAAAAGTAAAGATAAACAAGAGAGAAAGCTGTGAGGTATGCGGTGAAAATCCAACAATAAAAGAATTAATCGACTATGAGCAACCTCAGTGTGATTTAAAGGGCTAA
- a CDS encoding 4Fe-4S dicluster domain-containing protein, which yields MSIRIDRQRCIGCGKCAEICPGNLIVIDEDKKAFIRDPRDCWGCAACVKECTFQAIQYFLGADIGGKGTIMYVKKENNLLYWFFKKPNGEKEVIVQNPNDNTTY from the coding sequence ATGAGCATAAGGATTGACAGGCAAAGATGTATTGGATGTGGAAAATGTGCTGAAATTTGTCCAGGCAACTTAATTGTAATAGATGAAGATAAGAAAGCATTTATCAGAGACCCACGTGATTGCTGGGGCTGTGCTGCGTGTGTAAAGGAGTGTACATTTCAAGCAATACAATACTTTTTAGGAGCAGATATTGGTGGCAAAGGAACTATCATGTATGTTAAAAAAGAAAATAATTTACTTTATTGGTTTTTCAAAAAGCCAAATGGCGAGAAAGAAGTAATTGTCCAAAATCCTAATGATAACACCACGTATTAG
- a CDS encoding M67 family metallopeptidase has protein sequence MIILPKTLYDEMLKHCLNSLPIEACGLLGGVIEDEKRIVKKVYLLTNVDKSPEHFSMDPLEQFAAVKDMRKNSWILLGNFHSHPTTPARPSEEDKRLAFDRNLSYLILSLMDEKNPVLKSFRIYESHVEEEQIQII, from the coding sequence TTGATAATATTGCCAAAAACATTATATGATGAGATGTTAAAACATTGTTTAAATTCTTTACCTATAGAGGCGTGTGGACTTCTGGGTGGAGTTATTGAGGATGAAAAGAGAATTGTCAAGAAAGTTTACTTGCTTACCAATGTAGACAAAAGTCCAGAACATTTTTCAATGGACCCACTTGAACAGTTTGCAGCTGTAAAAGACATGAGAAAAAATAGCTGGATATTACTTGGCAATTTTCATAGCCATCCCACCACACCTGCAAGGCCGTCTGAAGAGGACAAGAGACTCGCGTTTGATAGGAATTTGAGCTATCTTATATTATCACTCATGGACGAAAAGAATCCTGTTCTGAAATCATTTAGAATATACGAAAGCCATGTGGAAGAAGAGCAGATACAAATTATTTGA
- a CDS encoding sulfurtransferase TusA family protein, with the protein MSDIKADVFLDITNLVCPMTFVKAKATMEDMEVGQIIEIRMNESEPIQNVPRSLKEEGHEILKVINNNDGTYTVFVKKGGQE; encoded by the coding sequence ATGAGTGACATCAAAGCTGATGTTTTTTTGGATATTACAAACCTTGTGTGTCCAATGACGTTTGTAAAAGCAAAAGCCACAATGGAGGACATGGAGGTAGGACAAATCATAGAGATAAGAATGAACGAGAGTGAGCCCATTCAAAATGTTCCGAGAAGCTTAAAAGAAGAAGGTCATGAGATTTTAAAAGTGATAAATAACAACGATGGGACATATACAGTATTTGTAAAAAAGGGTGGACAAGAATGA